One Pseudomonadota bacterium DNA window includes the following coding sequences:
- a CDS encoding NAD(P)/FAD-dependent oxidoreductase: QSAGNRPLPGWNYRMPVKNLYLSSASGHPGTGVIGGGRAAVQAVMEDLGIDFEKVAAKKS; encoded by the coding sequence GCAGTCTGCCGGCAATCGTCCGCTTCCCGGATGGAATTACAGAATGCCGGTAAAGAATCTTTATTTGAGCAGCGCCAGCGGACATCCCGGAACCGGAGTTATAGGTGGAGGCCGCGCAGCAGTTCAGGCAGTAATGGAAGACCTTGGAATTGATTTTGAAAAGGTAGCAGCAAAGAAATCATAA
- a CDS encoding glucose 1-dehydrogenase, producing MRLKDKVAIVTGGAVGIGREMAVAMAKEGADIVVIDVADNMDDVIKAVAAAGRKCLAIKADITKRTEIQAAIDKAVAELGKIDILVNNAAIYPFAPFLETTDELWHQTLEVGLYGTFLCSQIAAREMVKKGYGKIINIASTQGILGIPLTASYTAVKGAVIALTREMATELSPAGINVNCLAPGLTLTDHAKSAMPPEVMAFMGAAVPIKRLADPSDYNGIIIFLASDESKYSTGATFCVDGGIGSTMLPGLPPG from the coding sequence ATGAGATTAAAAGATAAAGTTGCCATTGTAACCGGTGGGGCTGTAGGTATCGGCAGGGAAATGGCTGTTGCTATGGCTAAAGAAGGCGCTGATATCGTAGTAATAGATGTTGCCGATAATATGGATGATGTTATTAAAGCGGTTGCGGCAGCCGGTCGTAAATGTTTGGCAATAAAAGCAGATATTACAAAAAGAACTGAAATACAGGCAGCGATTGACAAGGCTGTAGCTGAATTGGGGAAAATTGATATTCTTGTAAATAACGCAGCTATTTATCCTTTCGCTCCTTTTCTGGAAACTACAGATGAACTATGGCACCAAACTCTTGAAGTAGGATTGTACGGTACATTTCTTTGCAGCCAGATTGCTGCAAGAGAAATGGTAAAAAAAGGCTATGGCAAGATAATCAATATCGCATCAACACAGGGTATTCTTGGGATTCCTCTTACTGCTTCCTATACTGCTGTAAAAGGTGCTGTTATAGCGCTGACCAGAGAAATGGCCACGGAATTAAGCCCTGCAGGAATAAATGTAAATTGCCTTGCACCGGGTTTGACCCTGACCGATCATGCCAAGTCGGCAATGCCGCCTGAAGTAATGGCTTTTATGGGAGCAGCAGTTCCGATTAAAAGACTTGCAGATCCTTCGGATTATAATGGTATTATAATTTTCTTGGCATCAGATGAATCAAAATATTCAACAGGAGCCACATTCTGCGTAGATGGCGGAATCGGCAGCACTATGCTTCCTGGCCTTCCTCCAGGCTGA